Proteins encoded by one window of Dialister pneumosintes:
- a CDS encoding aldo/keto reductase, whose translation MEWIQLYNGVKIPVLGFGVWQCGDATKDTVISALHMGYRMIDTSAQYGNESAVMEGIKESGISRDDVFITTKLWNDDIRKRRTKQAFMESLRRLKTDYIDMYLIEWPIEGFIRAWQDMADLYHEGWVRAIGVSNFKIHHGKELSEVSDVMPVINQIESHPYFNNSELIDYCRLNRIAVTAYSPLGGGVNNLLQDPMLKSIGEKYGKTPAQIILRWNIDRDVISIPKSVHASRLKENWNIFDFKLSNSDIVAINKLNKNERVGSDPDKITF comes from the coding sequence ATGGAGTGGATTCAACTATATAACGGGGTCAAAATTCCGGTTCTCGGGTTTGGTGTATGGCAATGTGGAGATGCAACTAAAGATACGGTTATATCTGCTTTACATATGGGGTATCGAATGATTGATACTTCTGCACAATATGGGAATGAAAGTGCCGTTATGGAAGGAATTAAGGAAAGTGGGATTTCCCGTGATGATGTATTTATTACTACCAAGTTGTGGAACGATGACATTCGAAAAAGAAGAACAAAGCAAGCATTCATGGAAAGTCTTCGTCGATTAAAAACAGATTATATTGATATGTATCTCATTGAATGGCCTATTGAAGGGTTTATTCGTGCATGGCAAGATATGGCGGATCTTTATCATGAAGGGTGGGTACGTGCTATAGGGGTTTCCAATTTTAAAATTCATCATGGGAAAGAACTCAGTGAAGTATCTGATGTCATGCCTGTTATTAACCAGATAGAATCGCATCCTTATTTTAATAATAGTGAGCTTATCGATTATTGCCGTTTAAATCGTATTGCGGTAACGGCGTATAGTCCTTTGGGAGGAGGAGTTAATAACTTATTGCAAGATCCGATGCTTAAGTCTATTGGTGAAAAATACGGAAAAACTCCGGCACAAATTATTCTTCGGTGGAATATTGATAGAGATGTGATTTCCATTCCTAAGTCTGTACACGCATCCAGACTTAAAGAAAATTGGAATATATTTGACTTTAAACTATCTAACTCAGATATTGTAGCTATTAATAAATTGAATAAAAATGAACGAGTAGGATCCGATCCGGATAAAATTACTTTTTAA